From the genome of Vicia villosa cultivar HV-30 ecotype Madison, WI linkage group LG2, Vvil1.0, whole genome shotgun sequence, one region includes:
- the LOC131649734 gene encoding uncharacterized protein LOC131649734, with the protein MVKHKKIDAFFKRKISDENENCIASTSTLEERAFDDQTIQVQPNDQPRKIQKVTMEEFDINCLERDPGKRLQIWEYPVNQRDEVRRAYLNWGPYQCQLEKYPLNGDKYPRRFQASWFKMFPSWLEYSPTNDAAYCLLCYLFCKKPSGHPGADVFTRKGFKAWRKVNSGKKCAFLIHIGDSPCSPHNNALKSSQDLFNQSIHIRNVLNVQCADQVIQNRLRLKSSIDSIRWLAFQACSFRGHDESLGSKNRGNFLEMVKLLASYNDELAKVVLENAPYNSKYTSHSIQKEILHIMSSKAKSYIREEIGDSKFCIIVDESRDESLREQMAIILRFVDKNGCIQERFFELVHVKDTMAITLKNAICDVLSRHGLNVSDIRGQGYDGASNMRGEWNGLQALFLKDCPYAYYIHCFAHRLQLALVAASREVFTVHDFFSHLTFIVNVVCSSSKRHDELQDAILEEISNLLEIGELDSGKGQNQIGTLKRAGDTRWSSHFSSVRSMIDLHNPTCVVLNDIRKNGRSYATRGDANAAYKFMKSFEFTLILHMMRELMGITDRLCQALQQKSQDILNAMQLVSTTKTLIQKLRDDGWDDLLKDVILFCEEHDIDSPDCNAVYIERDGRARHQMDHITVGQHFRVNLFCVTIDQQLQELNHRFCEQTMELLSLSNSLVPKDIYKAFDMNNICALVNKFYPMDFSEHEKISLRYQLQHFHLDVVGHPDLNCLSTMSELCEALKKTGKADTYYLIDRLIRLILTLPVSTATTERSFSAMKIIKTRLRNKMEDEFLADNMMLYIEKEIVDHFSTDSIIDEFKSLKERKAVL; encoded by the coding sequence ATGGTCAAACATAAGAAAATCGATGCATTTTTCAAAAGGAAAATTTCCGATGAAAATGAAAATTGTATAGCTTCAACATCGACACTTGAGGAGCGAGCTTTCGATGATCAAACAATTCAAGTTCAACCAAATGATCAACCTCGCAAGATTCAAAAAGTCACCATGGAAGAATTTGATATCAATTGTTTAGAACGTGATCCCGGTAAACGTCTCCAAATTTGGGAATATCcagtaaatcaaagagatgaagttcGAAGAGCTTATCTTAATTGGGGTCCCTATCAATGCCAATTAGAAAAGTATCCTCTTAATGGAGATAAATATCCAAGACGATTTCAAGCATCTTGGTTTAAAATGTTCCCTTCATGGCTAGAGTATTCTCCAACTAATGATGCTGCTTATTGTTTACTTTGTTACTTGTTTTGTAAAAAACCAAGTGGGCATCCTGGAGCTGACGTCTTTACTAGAAAGGGATTTAAAGCATGGAGAAAGGTCAATTCCGGAAAGAAATGTGCTTTTCTTATTCATATTGGAGATAGTCCTTGTTCCCCTCACAATAATGCTTTGAAATCTTCTCAAGACTTGTTCAATCAATCAATTCACATCAGAAATGTTCTTAATGTGCAGTGTGCCGATCAAGTCATCCAAAATAGACTTCGTCTCAAGAGCTCTATTGATTCTATTCGTTGGCTCGCATTTCAAGCTTGTTCTTTTAGAGGCCATGATGAATCACTTGGATCGAAAAATAGAGGTAACTTTCTTGAAATGGTAAAACTCTTAGCATCATACAATGATGAACTTGCAAAAGTTGTATTAGAGAATGCTCCATATAATTCAAAGTATACCTCTCATTCAATTCAAAAGGAAattttgcatatcatgtctagtAAAGCGAAAAGTTATATTCGAGAAGAGATTGGGGATTCTAAATTTTGCATAATTGTTGATGAATCGCGTGATGAATCTTTGAGGGAGCAAATGGCTATTATCTTGAGGTTTGTGGATAAAAATGGGTGTATTCAAGAACGATTTTTTGAGCTTGTGCATGTTAAAGACACTATGGCGATCACTCTTAAAAATGCAATTTGTGATGTTCTTTCTCGACATGGTCTAAATGTTTCAGATATTCGTGGGCAGGGGTATGATGGTGCAAGTAATATGAGAGGGGAGTGGAATGGATTGCAGGCACTATTTCTCAAGGATTGTCCTTATGCCTATTACATACATTGTTTTGCACATAGATTACAACTTGCTTTGGTTGCTGCTTCAAGAGAAGTTTTTACTGTTCATGATTTCTTTTCACACTTGACTTTTATTGTCAATGTTGTATGTTCCTCTAGTAAGCGCCATGATGAATTGCAAGATGCCATATTAGAGGAGAtttcaaatttgctagagattggTGAGCTTGATAGCGGTAAAGGACAAAATCAGATTGGCACTTTGAAACGAGCCGGAGATACACGTTGGAGCTCACATTTCTCTTCTGTTCGTAGTATGATAGATTTGCATAATCCAACTTGTGTGGTTCTTAATGATATTAGAAAAAATGGAAGAAGTTATGCGACACGTGGGGATGCTAATGCTGCTTATAAGTTTATGAAATCATTTGAGTTCACATTAATTTTGCACATGATGAGAGAGCTTATGGGAATTACAGATCGTTTGTGTCAAGCTTTACAACAGAAATCTCAAGATATACTTAATGCTATGCAGTTGGTCTCCACTACAAAGACATTAATTCAAAAGTTGAGAGATGATGGGTGGGATGATTTATTGAAAGATGTGATAttgttttgtgaagaacatgatATTGATTCCCCTGATTGTAATGCTGTTTATATAGAGCGTGATGGTCGTGCACGTCATCAAATGGATCACATCACAGTGGGTCAACATTTTAGAGTGAATCTCTTTTGTGTTACAATTGATCAACAACTACAGGAATTAAATCATAGATTTTGTGAGCAAACAATGGAGCTTTTAAGTCTAAGCAACAGTTTGGTTCCTAAGGATATTTACAAAGCAtttgatatgaataatatatgtgCTCTTGTAAATAAGTTCTATCCTATGGATTTTAGTGAGCATGAGAAAATTAGTTTGAGATATCAACTTCAACACTTTCATCTTGATGTTGTTGGTCATCCAGATTTAAATTGCTTGTCAACTATGTCTGAATTGTGTGAAGCTCTAAAAAAGACAGGGAAGGCGGATACATATTATTTGATTGATCGACTAATCCGTCTTATCTTAACTCTTCCGGTTTCTACAGCTACTACAGAAAGATCGTTCTCAGCAATGAAGATAATCAAGACAAGATTGCGCAATAAAATGGAGGATGAATTTCTTGCTGACAATATGATGCTTTACATTGAAAAAGAAATAGTTGACCACTTCAGCACTGATTCAATTATTGATGAATTCAAGTCTTTAAAAGAGCGGAAGGCGGTACTTTAA
- the LOC131646560 gene encoding uncharacterized protein LOC131646560, with protein sequence MLANQQPPMGLTENLSPTFLSTGNPCLDFFFHVVPDTHPETLVEILQLAWSHNPLTTLKLVCNLRGVRGTGKSDREGFYDSVLWLHQHHPKTLASNVPSLADFGYFKDLPEILYRLLEGSQIRDIQKGEWTQRKFGSKYKRSSACYYCHRKTKKKPTKNNGWKGTAKDSLMTEEVAARAKAEKETAHALKEEKKIALAKKLVERYNSDSNFRSLHDAISDHFADCLKKDLEFLKSGSSIKISLAAKWCPSVDSSFDRSTLLCESIAKKIFPREEYEGVEEAHYAYRVRDRLRKDVLVPLRKVLELPEVFIGANQWNLLPYNRVASVAMQLYKEKFLKHDKERFEKYLEDVKDGKTTIAAGALLPHNIIGSLGDEDGGEVAELQWKRMVDDLLKKGKMRNCIAVCDVSGSMEGIPMEVSVALGLLVSELSEEPWKGKVITFSAEPQLHLIEGDNLMSKTEFVSNMDFGINTDFQKVFDRILDVAVNGKLKEEQMIKRIFVFSDMEFDQASANSWETDYQAITRKYKEKGYGSAVPQIVFWNLRDSRATPVPATQKGVALVSGFSKNLLTLFLDNEGDISPVEAMEAAIAGPEYQKLVVVD encoded by the coding sequence ATGTTAGCAAACCAACAACCGCCAATGGGGTTAACCGAGAATCTGTCACCAACGTTTCTCTCAACTGGTAACCCCTGTCTCGACTTTTTCTTCCATGTTGTTCCTGACACTCACCCTGAGACACTCGTAGAGATACTCCAACTAGCTTGGTCCCATAACCCACTCACCACCCTCAAACTTGTCTGTAACCTCCGCGGTGTTCGTGGTACCGGCAAGTCCGATCGCGAAGGCTTTTATGACTCCGTTCTCTGGCTTCACCAACATCACcccaaaaccctagcttccaaTGTTCCTTCCCTCGCTGACTTTGGTTACTTCAAAGATCTCCCTGAAATCCTTTACCGTCTTCTAGAAGGTTCGCAGATTCGTGACATCCAAAAGGGAGAGTGGACTCAAAGGAAATTTGGATCCAAATACAAGCGTTCATCAGCATGTTATTATTGTCAcagaaaaacaaagaagaaaccaACCAAAAACAACGGCTGGAAAGGTACCGCGAAAGACTCTTTGATGACTGAAGAGGTGGCGGCCAGAGCTAAGGCTGAGAAAGAAACCGCTCATGCTTTGAAGGAGGAGAAGAAGATTGCATTGGCTAAGAAGCTGGTTGAACGTTACAATAGTGACTCCAATTTCCGATCACTTCACGATGCTATATCTGATCATTTTGCGGATTGCTTGAAGAAAGATCTCGAGTTTTTGAAATCTGGGTCGTCCATAAAAATCAGTCTTGCTGCTAAATGGTGTCCTTCGGTTGACTCTTCCTTTGATAGGTCAACGCTTTTGTGTGAGAGCATTGCAAAGAAGATCTTCCCTAGGGAGGAGTATGAGGGTGTGGAGGAGGCTCATTATGCTTATAGGGTTCGTGATCGCTTGAGGAAGGATGTGTTGGTGCCCTTGAGGAAGGTCTTGGAGTTGCCTGAGGTGTTTATTGGGGCTAATCAATGGAATTTGCTTCCTTACAATAGGGTTGCTTCAGTGGCCATGCAGTTATATAAGGAGAAGTTTTTGAAGCATGATAAGGAGAGGTTTGAGAAGTACTTGGAAGATGTGAAAGACGGGAAGACTACTATTGCAGCCGGTGCTTTGCTTCCCCATAATATTATAGGGTCTTTGGGGGATGAAGATGGTGGAGAAGTGGCTGAATTGCAGTGGAAGAGAATGGTTGATGATCTCCTAAAAAAAGGAAAGATGAGGAATTGTATTGCTGTGTGTGATGTGTCTGGAAGTATGGAAGGGATCCCTATGGAGGTGTCTGTTGCATTGGGATTGTTGGTTTCTGAATTGAGTGAGGAACCTTGGAAAGGGAAGGTTATTACTTTCAGTGCCGAGCCTCAGCTTCATTTGATTGAGGGGGATAATCTCATGTCCAAAACAGAATTTGTGAGTAACATGGATTTTGGAATCAACACTGATTTCCAGAAGGTGTTTGACCGAATATTGGATGTGGCTGTAAATGGGAAACTCAAGGAGGAACAGATGATTAAGAGGATATTTGTATTCAGTGACATGGAGTTTGATCAAGCTTCTGCAAACTCTTGGGAGACAGATTACCAAGCAATCACTAGGAAGTATAAAGAGAAAGGGTATGGTTCTGCCGTGCCTCAAATAGTTTTTTGGAATCTGAGAGACTCGAGGGCAACCCCGGTGCCAGCCACTCAGAAAGGAGTGGCGCTGGTGAGTGGATTTTCTAAGAATCTGCTGACGTTGTTCTTGGATAATGAAGGTGATATAAGCCCTGTAGAAGCCATGGAAGCTGCCATCGCTGGCCCGGAGTATCAGAAACTAGTTGTGGTGGATTAG